The Enterobacter asburiae genome window below encodes:
- a CDS encoding DUF6056 family protein gives MKMKVSSILTITAIFILVLIPSLHVPHLSDDYFYMAIANLHDQLGHYKEWSGRIVTNIFSAYMMKYASHTVYMSLNAMAFTAIAVLISSIPCAVLRGKFKLYPIGMVVIFTLMWIANPALGETSFWFVGSANYLWPSMYVSLFMVIVALQKEKMAAWKLPLALAMGFLAGCSNENTSVVLILLTTGYLVYTRKLNVSYPYLIGLLAGAAVLLLSPGSAKRSLVFTDWHSLSFLDKLDLQLFTRMPDSLTGFWQVYLVIIFMVLCHAIIGIKDRKPFVAATVFFIAALMCNAAFLASPYMPARAYVGALFMLLIATSFIISGFAENNSNIARLVAPGVVLLFCIVYFIPSYTFFTHSVLSTWKQEKIRMEMLAEQISNGSKDPVIPNYYFPRLLKTTDGYPVFQNPYMLYHFGVNTITEKQIGFDYSALSKCNYVKVGQRIFDGVTLESVCLFHDKISGDTKILYRTVGDINKLFNNGYALYSHVFMEDGSTLNKDTVEQALFIDGYWYTYSDAKNLELDKIKKIKIGIYNSKTVEIYSGVIVEP, from the coding sequence ATGAAGATGAAGGTCTCATCAATATTAACAATTACAGCTATTTTCATTCTGGTGCTAATTCCGAGTCTGCACGTCCCGCACCTTTCTGACGACTATTTCTATATGGCCATTGCTAATTTGCATGACCAGCTTGGGCACTATAAAGAGTGGAGCGGACGAATAGTCACAAACATATTCAGCGCTTACATGATGAAATACGCCAGCCATACGGTGTATATGAGCCTTAACGCTATGGCTTTCACTGCAATAGCTGTGCTGATTTCTTCTATTCCATGTGCAGTATTGCGCGGAAAATTCAAACTATACCCTATTGGGATGGTTGTAATTTTCACTCTCATGTGGATAGCAAACCCTGCTCTTGGCGAAACATCATTCTGGTTCGTTGGCTCTGCTAACTACCTATGGCCGTCCATGTATGTCTCATTATTCATGGTGATCGTTGCTCTTCAGAAAGAGAAAATGGCAGCATGGAAATTACCACTCGCATTAGCAATGGGATTTCTCGCAGGTTGCTCAAATGAAAACACATCTGTAGTTCTTATTCTCCTTACAACTGGCTATCTGGTATACACAAGAAAATTAAATGTATCTTACCCATATCTGATAGGGTTGTTGGCTGGAGCAGCGGTTCTTCTTCTTAGCCCTGGCTCCGCCAAGCGCTCACTGGTCTTTACTGATTGGCATTCTCTGTCGTTTTTAGACAAGCTGGACCTTCAGTTGTTTACGAGAATGCCTGACTCTCTTACAGGCTTTTGGCAGGTATACCTAGTAATTATTTTTATGGTCCTATGCCACGCAATAATTGGAATCAAGGACCGCAAACCGTTTGTTGCAGCTACGGTGTTTTTTATCGCTGCTCTTATGTGCAATGCCGCCTTCCTTGCGTCTCCATACATGCCAGCAAGAGCGTATGTTGGCGCGCTTTTCATGCTCCTGATAGCCACATCGTTTATAATCTCTGGGTTTGCTGAAAACAATTCCAATATTGCAAGGTTAGTCGCTCCTGGTGTGGTTTTATTGTTCTGTATCGTATACTTTATTCCATCTTACACCTTCTTTACTCATTCTGTTTTAAGCACATGGAAGCAAGAAAAGATAAGAATGGAGATGTTGGCAGAGCAAATTTCTAATGGTAGCAAAGACCCTGTAATCCCTAATTATTACTTCCCAAGGCTTCTAAAAACCACTGATGGCTATCCAGTTTTTCAGAACCCGTACATGCTTTACCATTTTGGTGTTAACACCATTACAGAAAAACAAATTGGATTCGATTATTCAGCGTTAAGTAAGTGTAATTATGTTAAGGTAGGACAGCGTATCTTTGATGGCGTTACACTTGAAAGTGTTTGTCTTTTCCATGATAAAATTTCAGGTGATACGAAAATATTATATCGCACAGTAGGCGATATAAATAAACTGTTTAACAATGGATATGCGTTGTACTCTCATGTTTTCATGGAAGACGGTTCGACATTAAATAAAGATACCGTTGAGCAAGCACTATTTATTGATGGTTACTGGTATACTTACAGCGACGCTAAAAACTTAGAACTAGACAAGATTAAGAAAATAAAAATAGGAATATATAATTCAAAAACTGTAGAGATATATTCTGGCGTCATCGTTGAGCCATAA
- a CDS encoding phage tail fiber domain-containing protein, translating into MSVPNQTPYIIYNANGLTTVFPFEFYIINASDIQVTINGTPVTSGYSVSGAGNVGGGDVIFITPPANGSVVMLERVVPTYRLTDYQDNGDLLADTVNKDFDRLWMAIQRSFIYLGLALRRPLFGGPFNAEGYRIEKLADPVNPQDAATKNYVESVSLAKVLRVPESSVKAVPPVSQRADKLLAFNADGDPIAVLPESGSAADVLIELAKPTGANLSWFKQPGVVEAISSPVSARFIRKLDAVADFGADPTGATDSYAALQAWADACTSNAYVTATINGIFKISQPVTFVGLQGLTLIGNCFIYPMYTSGTHVLGFKNGAGLRIYGRVEASGVNLLGIKSACKLWSDGSGISFSYLYGLIGSYALVGIQFGDLAYPGALVSEMSLMGGHTVGTPCAVKAIGTQCYINIIGFDAVSGAAGDLEPVTQYTITIVGAQVKHIGGELQHNNNIFGAGVLLSPIADPDFGNTYGNYSSSEVHTECAAQRVLIANLDGVPSPISNRSSVSVYGDHGYHSQDNGGLISVHDSSLADYAGSIHTDNMSLYAPVQRIQPNIVAGPLTHVYYDERGFGTNFVKGLQAVSGGILHFTERPVAILKNANGQTLNTSLNTVIWTEPTFNDDTYRWRTNISSGVFTVPTGGLKNVKVDSVIRINSGATVSLDIFVTPSGSSPIVRSLTMPKATTANVSTFLGDLAAGDKVFAQAKIDSGTAQTNGGALEMMVITASR; encoded by the coding sequence ATGTCGGTACCGAACCAGACTCCGTACATAATTTACAACGCTAACGGTCTGACGACCGTTTTTCCCTTCGAATTTTATATTATCAACGCCAGTGATATACAGGTGACCATTAACGGGACACCGGTCACCAGCGGTTATAGCGTCTCGGGTGCGGGCAACGTCGGTGGCGGAGATGTCATTTTTATCACTCCACCAGCCAACGGCTCTGTCGTGATGCTGGAGCGCGTGGTACCAACATACCGGCTCACAGATTACCAGGACAACGGCGACTTATTGGCTGATACGGTTAATAAAGACTTTGATCGTCTATGGATGGCTATTCAACGGTCATTTATTTATCTTGGGCTGGCACTTCGCCGGCCGCTTTTCGGTGGTCCATTTAATGCCGAAGGGTACCGGATTGAAAAGCTTGCGGATCCGGTGAACCCTCAGGACGCTGCTACGAAAAATTATGTTGAGTCGGTTTCCTTAGCAAAAGTTTTACGCGTTCCGGAAAGCTCAGTAAAAGCTGTCCCCCCTGTAAGTCAACGCGCAGATAAACTTCTGGCATTCAACGCGGATGGCGACCCAATTGCTGTTCTTCCTGAATCTGGTTCAGCTGCGGATGTTTTAATAGAACTGGCAAAGCCAACTGGTGCAAATCTTTCGTGGTTTAAGCAGCCGGGGGTGGTAGAAGCTATTAGTTCTCCTGTTTCTGCACGCTTCATCAGAAAGTTAGATGCTGTTGCCGACTTTGGTGCTGATCCTACCGGGGCGACCGATTCTTATGCGGCCCTTCAGGCATGGGCTGATGCCTGTACCAGTAATGCTTACGTGACGGCAACAATTAATGGGATCTTCAAAATTAGCCAACCAGTTACATTTGTTGGGTTGCAGGGCCTTACGTTAATTGGTAATTGCTTTATCTATCCAATGTATACATCAGGAACTCACGTTCTTGGTTTCAAAAATGGTGCTGGTTTACGAATTTATGGCCGGGTTGAGGCTTCTGGGGTAAACCTTTTAGGAATTAAATCGGCATGCAAGCTATGGAGCGATGGTTCAGGAATTAGTTTCTCATACCTCTATGGATTGATTGGTAGTTATGCTCTGGTTGGTATTCAGTTCGGAGATTTGGCCTATCCTGGAGCTTTGGTTTCAGAGATGTCGTTAATGGGAGGGCATACGGTTGGTACTCCATGTGCTGTTAAGGCTATTGGTACTCAATGTTACATTAATATTATTGGCTTCGATGCGGTATCTGGTGCAGCAGGAGATCTCGAGCCTGTAACCCAATACACAATTACTATTGTAGGAGCACAAGTCAAACATATTGGTGGTGAATTGCAGCACAATAACAATATTTTTGGCGCAGGCGTGTTATTGTCACCAATAGCAGACCCTGATTTCGGTAATACTTATGGGAACTATTCAAGCTCAGAGGTGCATACTGAATGCGCAGCACAGCGCGTATTAATAGCAAATTTAGATGGTGTACCATCACCTATAAGTAACAGATCATCGGTATCAGTTTATGGGGACCATGGATACCACTCTCAAGATAATGGTGGTCTGATATCAGTTCATGATTCATCTTTAGCTGACTACGCTGGTAGTATCCACACTGATAATATGAGTCTGTATGCTCCGGTACAAAGAATTCAGCCAAACATTGTTGCTGGCCCGTTGACACATGTTTACTACGATGAAAGAGGATTCGGCACCAACTTCGTAAAAGGTTTGCAGGCTGTCTCTGGTGGAATACTGCATTTTACAGAAAGACCTGTTGCAATTCTTAAAAATGCTAATGGGCAGACATTAAATACATCGTTAAATACTGTTATATGGACAGAGCCAACGTTTAATGATGATACATATAGATGGCGAACTAATATATCATCCGGCGTTTTTACTGTGCCCACTGGCGGTTTAAAAAACGTAAAAGTTGATTCTGTAATTAGAATTAACTCTGGGGCTACAGTTTCACTAGATATTTTTGTTACGCCGTCAGGAAGTTCGCCAATAGTTAGATCTCTTACAATGCCAAAAGCCACTACTGCAAACGTATCTACTTTTCTTGGTGATTTAGCGGCTGGAGATAAGGTGTTTGCACAGGCAAAAATTGATTCTGGGACAGCGCAAACTAATGGCGGCGCTCTGGAAATGATGGTGATTACTGCGTCACGATAA
- a CDS encoding transglycosylase SLT domain-containing protein codes for MRIPTGNFGNVTPQANPTRVSVSNVGQIGNAVAGLGAALGQTADEVQRTQDKADVAATQAILTDLDAKSSDRWENPETGALVTRQGFKSSGVGLDMDKQDSSDYEEARKRVPQSQLQYFDAQWKAGQIRRASTYNSFERSQTEQAQRQQLDATVKSSVEQEAGAFDDPQAAALIRSARQHSISLYGQAQGWSQEQIDQAVSEANLRAMDQRAQNYAVTNPQGWLNGDFPVKDTGALDMRAIGIVESGGKHFNADGSIITSSAGAQGKYQLMPDTGKELAAKRGVEYNPADEEQNALLASDYANQLYGKYGSEMLAGAAYNWGMGNVDKLIAKTGDPRKGEISESEFISKLPSETRGWLARYRKNKTGLDPVSVNKIDNIAESKIREQRTALREQIDPILNNTMAQLYNGEVPDAMPDKASIMFAYGEQGAKAVKQLDIAINNAKTFQAIQYVSPEQQQAEIAKLKPQANDPDYALKLDAYGKLGALVQKSNEAIQAQRDTRRFNEALSMGEKLDPTNKSMQKAADATQTAQNFRINDATTHDGIVQQVAQTGIIPSQVTTQLSAISRARSPEAVRQGAELFNRLYDTDPASVGDMPKDMQGFYLTVKQLTDSGMASETAIEQAQNLTYNQTDALKAQLASTQSTKEYKKDRGKAMDSAVSSMSGFFSWGNPSADDQTPEAARFRNDYQSLYDINYRTTGGNADAAKKMTNQQIARTWSISEVNGDAKLMKYAPEALYNYGPSGWQAAQWKEEKENLMYGERKGEITTSPAQLGITSGNAVTVTSKTPESRIGGDLEITPDVLTARNGDYAIMVRTKDKDGIEAVQPFYDSYGRPMRWKPLLEEWAPYKKMQEEREEHDRNELQRGQDIRGFKDKHRALDEQYKRLHNERMDRVKNYFSWSTE; via the coding sequence GTGAGAATTCCAACGGGTAATTTTGGTAACGTTACGCCGCAGGCGAATCCTACCCGCGTCAGTGTCAGTAATGTCGGGCAAATAGGTAACGCAGTCGCAGGTCTGGGGGCGGCTTTAGGTCAGACTGCTGATGAGGTACAGCGCACGCAGGATAAAGCGGATGTGGCGGCAACCCAGGCTATCCTTACCGATCTTGATGCGAAATCCAGTGACCGCTGGGAAAACCCGGAGACCGGCGCGCTGGTAACCCGGCAGGGGTTCAAGTCTTCCGGCGTTGGTCTGGACATGGATAAACAGGACTCTTCCGACTACGAAGAGGCCCGTAAACGCGTACCGCAGAGCCAGCTGCAGTATTTTGACGCGCAGTGGAAAGCGGGTCAGATCCGCCGAGCCAGCACTTATAACAGCTTTGAGCGTAGCCAGACTGAACAGGCGCAGCGCCAGCAGCTCGACGCGACGGTTAAATCGTCTGTTGAACAGGAAGCGGGGGCGTTTGACGATCCGCAGGCTGCCGCACTGATTCGCAGCGCCCGGCAGCACTCAATTTCATTGTATGGCCAGGCGCAGGGGTGGTCACAGGAGCAAATAGACCAGGCTGTTTCTGAAGCCAATTTGCGAGCAATGGACCAGCGAGCCCAGAACTACGCGGTTACAAACCCACAGGGCTGGTTAAATGGCGATTTTCCCGTGAAAGATACCGGTGCGCTGGATATGCGCGCCATCGGGATTGTTGAATCCGGCGGTAAGCATTTTAATGCTGACGGCAGCATTATCACTTCGTCCGCCGGCGCGCAGGGAAAATACCAGCTGATGCCAGATACGGGCAAAGAGCTGGCGGCGAAGCGCGGAGTTGAATATAACCCGGCAGATGAAGAACAAAATGCCCTGCTGGCGAGCGATTACGCAAATCAGCTGTACGGTAAATATGGCTCTGAAATGCTGGCGGGTGCTGCCTATAACTGGGGTATGGGTAACGTTGACAAGCTGATCGCGAAAACCGGAGACCCACGCAAGGGCGAAATTTCTGAGTCTGAGTTTATCAGCAAGCTGCCCTCTGAAACTCGCGGGTGGCTGGCTCGGTACCGTAAAAATAAAACCGGTCTCGATCCTGTGTCGGTTAACAAAATCGATAACATTGCTGAGTCGAAAATCCGTGAGCAGCGTACAGCCCTGCGCGAGCAAATCGACCCTATCCTAAATAATACGATGGCGCAGCTGTATAACGGTGAAGTGCCGGATGCTATGCCTGATAAAGCGTCAATTATGTTTGCGTACGGTGAGCAGGGAGCAAAAGCCGTTAAGCAGCTCGATATCGCGATCAACAACGCCAAAACCTTCCAGGCGATACAGTACGTGTCCCCGGAACAGCAGCAGGCAGAAATCGCAAAGCTCAAACCTCAGGCAAATGACCCAGATTATGCGCTCAAGCTCGATGCGTATGGCAAGCTCGGCGCGCTGGTGCAGAAAAGCAATGAAGCGATACAGGCGCAGCGTGATACCCGTCGTTTTAACGAAGCGCTGTCTATGGGCGAGAAACTCGACCCTACCAATAAATCCATGCAAAAAGCCGCCGACGCCACGCAAACGGCGCAAAACTTCCGGATTAACGACGCCACCACCCATGACGGGATTGTGCAGCAGGTGGCCCAGACCGGGATCATTCCTTCGCAGGTAACCACCCAGTTATCGGCGATATCCCGCGCGCGCAGTCCTGAGGCGGTCCGTCAGGGGGCTGAGTTATTTAATCGCCTCTATGACACGGATCCCGCGTCTGTTGGCGACATGCCAAAGGATATGCAGGGATTTTATCTCACCGTTAAACAGCTTACCGATTCTGGCATGGCGTCCGAAACCGCTATCGAACAGGCGCAGAATCTGACCTACAACCAGACCGATGCACTCAAAGCGCAACTGGCATCAACCCAGAGCACCAAGGAGTACAAAAAAGACCGTGGCAAAGCGATGGATTCTGCGGTGAGCAGCATGTCGGGCTTCTTTAGCTGGGGAAATCCATCTGCCGACGATCAGACGCCGGAGGCCGCACGTTTCCGCAACGATTACCAGTCGCTGTACGACATCAATTACCGCACTACCGGCGGTAATGCGGATGCGGCCAAAAAAATGACCAACCAGCAGATCGCCCGCACATGGAGTATCAGCGAGGTTAACGGCGACGCAAAACTTATGAAATACGCGCCGGAGGCGCTCTATAACTACGGTCCGTCAGGCTGGCAAGCTGCACAATGGAAAGAAGAAAAAGAAAACCTGATGTACGGCGAGCGCAAGGGCGAGATCACCACCAGCCCAGCGCAGCTTGGGATCACTTCTGGTAACGCGGTAACTGTCACCAGCAAAACGCCGGAGTCGCGTATTGGCGGCGATCTGGAAATTACCCCTGATGTGCTGACGGCCCGCAATGGCGATTATGCCATCATGGTGCGAACAAAAGATAAGGATGGTATCGAGGCGGTACAACCGTTCTACGATTCGTACGGCAGGCCGATGCGCTGGAAACCGTTACTGGAAGAGTGGGCGCCATACAAAAAAATGCAGGAAGAGCGCGAAGAACATGATCGCAATGAGTTGCAACGCGGTCAGGATATTCGCGGGTTCAAAGATAAACACCGCGCGCTCGATGAACAATATAAACGTCTGCATAACGAGCGTATGGACAGGGTTAAAAATTACTTTTCGTGGAGCACTGAATAA
- a CDS encoding GNAT family N-acetyltransferase, with protein sequence MVRNATAGDIPALIELGARMYIESRYSQNSPFDEEKCAELARSVIASPAGCVLVAEKEGVVIGWMAGGIAEQWFSRQLMAFEYGLFVAPEHRGGTAGPRLAKAFITWAKEHGAALINMGITTGVHEERTGEMYSRLGLKRSGLLYSMEV encoded by the coding sequence ATGGTACGTAACGCAACAGCCGGGGATATCCCGGCGCTGATCGAGCTGGGCGCGCGGATGTATATCGAATCCCGGTACTCGCAAAACTCACCATTCGATGAAGAAAAGTGTGCAGAGCTTGCCCGAAGCGTTATCGCGTCGCCCGCAGGGTGTGTACTGGTGGCAGAAAAAGAGGGGGTAGTCATCGGCTGGATGGCTGGTGGCATTGCTGAGCAGTGGTTCAGCCGACAGCTGATGGCCTTTGAGTATGGGCTCTTTGTCGCTCCGGAGCATCGCGGCGGCACTGCGGGCCCGCGTCTCGCTAAAGCTTTTATCACCTGGGCGAAAGAACACGGTGCCGCGCTCATAAACATGGGCATAACCACGGGCGTACATGAAGAACGCACCGGCGAAATGTATTCCCGTCTTGGTCTGAAACGTTCCGGCCTGCTGTATTCAATGGAGGTTTAA